Genomic DNA from Anthonomus grandis grandis chromosome 5, icAntGran1.3, whole genome shotgun sequence:
ACCGGGTAATAATTGGTAAATACCAAACGCCAAACGCTGATCCGTGACGTCACATTTTCTCCTATTTTAGCTTAAACCAGAAACGCAGAAACGCATTGGTAAATACCAATTAAGAAGCATTCCACGCTGAAAATCGGCTCTTGTGTGACTTCcgggaagttttttttttaattttctttattcaaacaaaatataatttacaatgcAATAACAATATTAACTCTAATCAGTGCTTATAACCCCGGCCTCGAGAAATAGGAACTTAGATTATTAACAGTCtgcattacaaaaataaataaattgcactgtacttaatttaaatactatCAGAATCTTCTATATTCATGACTATACAAAACCCCAAAACCTAAATCTACACATTTTCACAATGTCTATcaaataacttcaaataatcaaatattcttttagctttttaagaaatgtcCTTTGTTTTTTAGTTGACTAACAGGCAGTAAATTGTATGATTTCAATGAACATTGTACTCCAATAAATGCCAAACAaaggtatttttggaaattgtaACAAAAGTTTATAACGAGTTTAAGTTTCCTCCTAGCGCTGTacttaatatgaataaaagcgGTATATCAACTGTTCCGAATAAAATACCAAAGATTGTAAGTGCTAAGGGAAAAAGGATGCTGGGAAAGATTTCATCTGCTGAACGAGGGGAAActgttattattgtttgttgCATGAGTGCTGCGGGAAGCTTTGTGCCTCCCGCCATAATTTTTCCCCGTAAAAGACTAAAAAATGAGCTTATGGATGGTTCTCCACGAAAATCCATTGCAATGTGTTCCGATTCGGGATACATAAATACTACTTTGTTCATACAGTGGCTTAAGcattttaaatctaaagtaAGGTCAGATAAAGAGCATCCTGTGCTGCTGATTATGGATAATCACTCCTCCCATGAAAGTTTAGAAGCCGTGAACTACTGCAGAGAAAATTTCATACATTTGTTAAAGATACCACCAAACAGTAGTCACAGAATTCAGCCATTAAACAGATGCTACTTTAAGGCCCTTAAAACGTTCTATGCAGATGAATGTGACCAATGGTGCACGGTTCTACGGTTAAAATCTAGATATAAGTTATTATGGGCCCTTGTGTTGTGACTGTGTATTTCATTGATAAATGTAAAATctgtattacttttttgtttttgtgttattATTCTAAACCGgatggtgcgtcgccgagcggagcataggaaaacccatgtaaattttaagggggtcaattattttcttccctgtacattttatagaaaaaatgtaagataacattttgaagaaaccaatctggcaaacccttgtgcaaagtttcaaaaaattttaataagcgaatcttgaattattcaccagtaaaatgaatattgtcactgacgtgaggaaaagtgtcaataaatcagtgacactcgatatttgaaaacaagtatgaattattcaatcgacgaaaaaatagccataattaagtggcattatgcaggaaacagttttagagcagtatctgaaatattttcagtttatttccccacgaagcccatttcaactattaaatgtattgtcaataagttcgagtccaaaggtaccgtaataaataattgtaaatgttcaactcaggatatcgaaaatagagccgaagaaagagagaacagagatcttaatattctactgagtgtggaggaaaacaagatggttagtacgagggttgggcaagaggtaaacaAACATCgcgtattgcgcactttaaaaaaaacacaaatatttttcgtaaaaattcgaaaaacatcaagagctgcaggaaatgttcagaattgccggtattggagccaagcaaatgaacatcgctttgttcatacttgGACACAATAttcccaaaaaacaaatgtattcgtgggaattatcggacaccatatcagtgatcccttttttatggactataacctaaaaGCTgcaacctatttggacttatttcaaaatcaaattggatccgccttggaagaagttgttcaggaagatcaaatgatccaagtaccaaatggatggttgcccggcccataatgcccgtaaaATTACATACATTTGTTAACGATACCACCACACAGTAGTCACAGAATTCAGCTATTAAGCAGATGCTACTTTAAGGCCCTTAAAACGTTCTATGCAGATGAATGTGATCAATGATTAACGAACAATCCAGAAAGGCAAATTACTCACTTCCAAATTTCTAAGCTACTTGACAAGGCATACGAACGTTGTTCGACTATGGACAGAGGTGTTACCGGTTTTGAAGTGTGTGGAATATATCCAATAAACAGGAACCTGTTTACAGAAGATGATTTTCTTCCTTCCAAAGTCACAGATAAAGAAGTAGACAAAGAGAAAAATGACTTGGACTCTGTAGCAGACTCAGATGATATGCCTTTGTCTTATTTTCTTCCGAGCACAAGCGGCACACAAAAGAATTCTGAAAACCAAGCAATAATACTACCGTCGACTTCCAATACAATAAATCTTTTGACACCAGCAAAAGCCTTCTACATCAACACAAGTTTCCAGCAAAATTCCATCGGTGCCACCTGAACAAATTATTCCGTTTccgaaaagaaaagaagaacaGAAAGTGAGGCGTCAAGGTAAAAAGTCTACAATTCTGTCCAGTACGCCCAACAAGAATAAATTGGAAGCACTGGCTGAAGAAAAATTGAGAAAGGAAAGCCTGAAATCCAAAACCCGCACCAAGAGAAAAATTACTGATCAGGTCGAAGggttaaaaaaacagaaatataaatCGAACGCAAGTCCGGGCTGCCTCGGGTCATATGAAGAACCGCCGCTTTGAGTCCTGGATCCAGTGCAATTACTGCAAGGAGTGGTGGCACGAAAGCTGTACAGCATATGAGAATATTGGACCTTTTCAGTGCGACTTTTTGCGATTAAATTAGTTACGGATATTTGCAATCAATCGGACTTTTACCCGGTGGGTGGGGCAAAATTAAGTCTTATGAggtatgtttaaatattttattttttccaatgtttgaaaacgtatttttaaatacaaaatagcaTTTATTTGTACTACCAAGGGATCaaacttttaagttttatacatcaataaaaatatgttttgaaaCTTTAGGTTTTATAACTTCTCCTAAATGCGTCTTTTTGCCCCACTTTActctatattaaataaaagtttagataaaaaagtaatgttaacgtgtcttactttgaatgtatggttgtgagattgataatacgaaaaaaaaaacatttcttgtattcggctgtacgtcggctggtgtctggttttacctgaaccgaaaatttggtaattttgcaattacatttaattgaataattcaagattcgcttattaaatttttttaaaactttgcacgagggtttgccagattggtctcttcaaaaagttatcttacattttttctgtaaaaccgttgattgaatatttgggaatattaaccaaatattcaatcaacggtaaaaCGTACagagggaagccaataattgacccccttaaaatttacatgggatttcctatgttccgctcggcgatgCACCAACTGGTATATCAATTTAATCTGTTCAAACTTTAAAACTGTTTCTATTTTCCCCACCCCCAGTTTCTCATATAATGTTTGAGTACTTATTAATGGGTTGTAGTCAAATAGAATCTTTAGTATTTTATTctgtaaaatttgcatttcCATAATTCTAGTTTAACAGCAAGTACCTCAAACCGGCATCAAATATCGAAAGTGGGACAAAAAGAAAGCATTGtatatgttaatttttgtttttttttacaggtaATTTCGACATTTATAACTGGTATCATGGGAAGAATTTTATCTTTGATTTTAATGATATGATAGTTCCAACTCAGAGTATCATCAATTATAAGCCCAAGATATCTATGTGGTATCCCATAGGTATTAGTAGCTTGCTAACCGTCTCTCCTAATTTTACATATTGGCGTCTACTTCTGAAATAAGTTTCTTAACAATCAACTTAATGAGAGCATTCCCTCTAAtccccatttttttttttaagagtaaaTCAATGCTACCCAcatcaaaagctttttttaGGTCTACAAATACTGCTGTAACAACTTTCTTTTCATCCAAAGCTTTTGAaatgcaatttacaaaataaaattaatgtcgCGCCTATAGtgtattactattttttaaaaaccatattgaAACTTGTCAAATGATATGCTGGTGTCTACATGAAGcattatttgttcttttattaatttttctattatcttTGAAGAAACTCCTATTATAGAAATTGGTCTgtagttttccatgttttgcTTATCTCCCTATTTAAAAATTGGGGTTATCCGACTTATTTTTAACTCTTGTGGATATATATACCACTATTAATAACTGaatttattaaagttgttaTGATCGGTACAATATACTCCCTCAAATTAAGTAGATCTAAAACTGTAACCTCATCGTCCCCTGgagcacaatttttttttagttctaacaaaattttatttatttgatttttgtttgttaaagccatatctaataatttattacattcaAGTTCCCTAAATGGCAcaaccaaataattttcaattaattcgCTGCTCAGGCTATTTACAATGTTTTCACCAAAGGTAGATATCCAAGTTGTATTTCTTTGGCTAGGTCAGAGGATATAGTTTTACCTACttcagtaaaataaatatttaaatgtcgGACAATATCATTGGTCTCTTCTACATATATATTTTGGCCAATATTCAGTTTATCAATTTGCGTTATGTAGTTcttgttcataaaaaaattgttaataaaaccCCATTGTTTCTTTATGTTACTGCTTGGTATTTGGACCGaaagtattgattttttaaagctttgattttattattaacattatttttgagttttaagaaCTCCAATTCCAGTTGTTTGTTATTGCGATGTTTTTATAggccttattttttattttcatcatattAAGTTCTCATTCAttatttttacgtatttttagtTCCTTTATTTTAAGGCATTCTTCTTATGTATGTTGTGATTCcaataatattttcttcaaaagtCTGAATATTGTTATGggtttatgtatatttatctattattttggGTTTGAATGTTTTACCTATgcgtattaaattaaatataacaagTTCGTGGTCAATTAAGGATGTAGATTCTATATTAACAAGGTTCTCAGCATTAGAAGTAATGTGTTTATTGGACTTATCAATTAAAATATGGGttataattgtttttgaatGATTTGTGATACGTGTGGCATTGGTTTCAGATATGttatttacaactttaaaattacttaactcTAACATATTATTATACTGTTTTACTATGCTACATCTAACAAATTTATGTTCATGTCCCCGATTATTAAATGATTAaatggttatttattttttattatatctaaaTCATTGATAAAATCATACTTTTTTACGCTGGAGGTCTATAAATTCCACTCACCTTAACACCAATCTCGCCCCAGGACTATCGAGGATGTGTATGTACACATACCCAGTTACACACATCCCCCATAGCCGATATTTCAACCTGTTGAAACTTTATATCTTCCTTGATATACATAGAAAATCCTCCTCTACTGTCTCTACAAGAATGAACTGCTTGGtagttattaaatttgtaaaagttaCTTTCTTCGTATTTTAACCAAGTCTCTGTCAGTACCAGAACATCGCAGTTTCTTTGCGGTACAAAACATTGTAGTTCATCTGATATACTTCTCATACTTTGTATGTCCATGTAGGCAGAGACTTTATTTAATGGGGTTGTTAGTTTTTTAGTTGGTCCTTGATTCTTTACTAAAAATGTCTTGCTGTTTTCGTCTATTCTGAGTAGAATGTTGTCATTATTaatccataaaaaattatatccttGATCGGTTTTATATTGCATTGCAGCCTTAAAAATTTCCAAGTTGGTCTTTGTTAAGTCATGATTCATATAATTCTTTTTATGATCTCCAAGCCCAAAGTCGGTTGATGTTAGGGTAAATCTTTTCTTTGATTTAAGTAATCGAGATTTTTGTTGATTATctgaaaaaattacctttatagGTCGACATTCAGAGGCATGAATCTCTGTGGTACTCTTACTGACTCTATCTATAAGCTGTAAATTGGTTCCATAGTGGCTGCGTCCTCTATATCTATATCTAGCTTTTCTACAATTTTGTTAATTGCCtcctttaaattttcattagacTTTGTGGAACACCTTGTAtgatcaaattattatttaaggtattttgcTCCTGGGTATTAAGTTAATCCTTGATCTTATTAATCTCTTTCTAGTTTTGCGTTTAATTCTATTTGTTCATTAGATTTGCTCAAGAGTGCAGTGTATTTCCTATCCATCATTCAATTTGTTCGTCAGGTCTGCCAGTTTATTTATCATGTCAGCATTACCAACAGTTGAACTTACTGGAATTTTGCAGCTTTCACAAATCCATAGCTGAAAAGGTTTGCTTATTTATTGATAGGCACTTGCTGTCATTTTGATGCAAACTCTGTGTTTCCACAACTTCAAAACACTTTTATTAACTAGGGCATATTATAgctttgatgaattttttactgtttttcttGATtcctaaaacaattattatgaaTCTTGATAGAATTTTATATCTCCTTTTTTTCTTTCCGAGACAAccacataaaattattttatcagcGTTTAGTGCCCCTAAGCTAGCTTCCAGTCATCTTTGCCAAAGAATCTGCAAAACACTACTTTATCCTCATCAATTGAATCCATCGGGAAATTtatataagttaataataaaaatataggaaaataatatacaggtgTTAAGACTCTTTCCTGCAACACTGGAAGAGTGTCACCAAGAGTATCATCTATTCTTACCATTTGAGTTCTCTTTATCAAGTAAGACCTGAATAATTTCAGACATAATTCAAAGACTAACTTTAAAAGTATcatgaatttattgttttacagGGGTTTCAGGAATTTAACAAGTTTCCACCTAAAAGAAGAATGTAACCCACAACTCACTCAATTAAAATTTTGGCTTAGTTTACCATAAAAATTGAATGATAATAATCAAGTGTTTATTTAAGACTATTTATTTCTGTATATTAGACATATACCTATTTactaaagatatattttattttacttcataGTATATCATATAGTAGTAGTTGGTTCATCCGTCCCATAAGTTCAGCTTAAAGAACAGTATTTATTGAAATCAAATGACAATGAAAATTTACTTACAtacaaaaaaggtttatttacaattaaaaaaactcatttataaCTTAATGGTCAATGATAATTAGTTCATCAATCCCCCAATCCTCATAAGAATGATCTGGCAAATACCTCCTTATGATAATTGGAATCTTTCTTTGTTTCAACTCTTTCATGGCAATTTGGAGGGGGTCTGTTTCTCCATCAAGCTCAACCATTACGGGGGCACACATAGCGATTTGGAGAGCTCTTGTTCCGAGCACTCTTGCCCTTTCATACTTCGTCATGTATTTTGTTgtgattcttttattttttggaactCCACCACCTGCTTGACCTTGAATAGATTGTGATGTTAGTAAAGTGGGCTAAAAGACTTCAAAGAACTAACCTGGTTGAAGAATATCAATGTTATCAGTTTCTTCCTCTGGTTGTTCCAATTCCTCAATGTTGTCATCTTCAACATCGTCATCGAAGTCGTCTGCTACATCGTTATCATCATATTCTTCATCTGCCATACTAGTTTATTAGGAACTCCTTAATActttataaagtaaattaacttgcagttaattatattaaaaaagtttggaATTTAAAAACTCCTATCGTAAATAGTATAAATAAGTCAACCGTCAACCGTCAAAACAGGCATCAGGCAATGAAATGTGTGTGTCGTGTGATGCTAGTGACCGATCGTCGATTGCAAGCCAAatcagggctgggattctaaaatcacgactcgacacgattactcgatatgactgattctaaataaaattttcagtcgtgagtgtcttgcggattgcctagtttttaacgatttgtcgacgacacgcttgggtatatcgtatacagcagacgatatagcttcttccttttttaatacgtgcataatgtaacagcatccttttttaaacgtatttgtttcatttattgtttaccaatagttataccaggcatttttagttattatatatgttatatcactgattttaaaattaactttttaaaaaaatatttttattatataaaatcaaaaattacagtatCATGACTTAACTTAAAGAGTCTAATCTAATAAAATCTCATACAATAGTTTTTGTTATCCTATTTATACGTAAAATATGCCGATTCAGTGGGAACAGGCATCTTGGTTGACCGTGTGTGTGGGTGTCTGCTGATCCGGCGTCTGGGAAGTGACTTATCTGGTTTAGATAAGTGTTATTTGATCCGGTGAGAACCAAGGACTGGGTGACTTTGTGAAGGTGACATTTGTTGTGGGAAAATCGGATATAACAGCTCCcccattaagaaaaaagttgatGGGTGACAGCAACTTTTTAACACATCTGTTTGTTCGGGTTGAGCTCTAGTTCTTCTCCCTCTTCTACGAGATCTCCAATATGGATGCTTGGTCTTCTTCTGGGGAGGATCTTCCTCCATTGTCTGGTAAAAGTATTGCCTGGATGCTTAGGTGGTGAAGGAGGATAGTCATCGCTTGAAGTGGCGATTCCTATTTTGAGATTTCTTCGTTTTTTGCATTTACAGGTGATGTAGAGGATGAGCAATACTACAATCaagattattgttaaaataGTAAACCAGCTTATGTGTTTGTTAACAAAAGGTTGCTTTATGAGCCGGTCCAGTTCGTCAGAATATTGGTTTAGCTTATGTTGTGCTATGTTGAGGTCCTCTACGTTCAATTTATTCAGTTTAAGTGGTTTCAAATCGggcaaatgtattttttctggTATGTGGTCACAGCAGCTATAGGGTATAATAACTGGATGACTGCTATAAGTGATGTTGTCATGTGTGTCAATCTGTTTTTGGGCGTGGATTCTCGTGCTGCCAACAAATGCATTACATTCAGGTTGGAGTTTCAAGAGTGTATTGTTGTTAGTGATTTTCGTGACGATATCTCTGGTGCCACATTTGATTGTTATGGGAAGAGGGTCAGCAACGGCTATTAGCCATAAGTTTTGGCTAATTTCTTGGATGTTGTAATCTTTTGCAAGTATTATGGAAGTCTGGCATGTCCTGGGTAGATTACTTAGTTGTCTGAGGAGTTGGGCTTCACAGATGGCGTCTGTGTCTATTGGATATGGAAGAATACTGGAACATAGTTTTGTTCTTCCTCCAAGAGATTTACATGTTGCTAGGTTCCGGATTGTTACATACAACAGTGAATCATCATTTCGCGCAATGTGTTTATATGATGTAGTTAAAATATGATGAAGACCTGTTCGAATATCCAATATTGGAATTGgatacaaattaaacaaagtatatttttcagGATCTACCAGTGGTATGTTgagaacaaaaattattctagaatCTATTTGGTATGCTTGTAGTTCTATTATATCGAGATATTGAGCCACACTAGAAGTGTAGATTGGTAATGGAAGGTTATTGGTTTGTAATGATTGTGATATGTGCTTTAAGGACTCAATTAAGTCTTGCGGGGTGATGATTGAACTATGTAGTATTTTTAATCTTGCGAAAGTTATTGCATTTATGACATCATTAAGATAGTTTTCAATAAATGAATAACTCTCCATTAATGAttcacaaatgtttaaaattgcgaTTTGGGATGAGTAGTATTTAAGCTGATCAGAAATATCCATTATTGAATTCCTAATTTCCtctatatctttattaaatgtttcctCGTCAACTTGAAGTTTTTGGATGGTGGCGTTAAAGTTCTTTATTACTGAGGTTGTTacggaaatttgattttttaagaggTTCTCTAGTTCATGTTCGTCACGTGCTAGTTTGTCTAtccattcattaaaatattcaccgTCTGAGGCATCTAGATTTCCAGTTATGGATTTCCAAATTGATCCCATACCGTTTATTAATCCacgtttttctctaaaaatgtatttgcgtGTGTCAACCATAATGTCTgagtatttttgatttatggaGTTTGATATTTGTCTAAGGAGACTAACGTGAGTTTGGACTTCCGTCTTAAAAGCTAACATTCGAGGTACGTCTTCATCGAGGGTGTTTAACAGGTTGTTTagtattttatcattattttctattgtattttttattagttctaaATCTTTATAAACAAGAAGGGTCCATTtgttattagaaatttttaattttgattcttcGTGAAAGAAGATTCCAATGGTATTGTTGATCGGTGTTATGGAATATTGGCAAAGGATGACTGGAAACAGTCCGAAGAATCTGAAAGAGAATTTACTCATGATAGGGTTtcattctatcaaaatttatttttgatttttgatttgtttgggGATTTAATACAATTGCtgagtttttaagaatttcgaGAATTTCAAAGGGTCCGTTAAACTTATTCGCTGCTTTATTTGCAATTTGAGattctttaatatatactttattacCTACTTGATAGTTTGGAGGGTTTTGGGAAAGATGTTGATCAAAACGTTCCttagctttttctttttttctatcagTTTTAGATCGTGCAACTTTATAGAAGTATTGCATTCGATTGCTTAAGTCTCGTacatatttagatattaaagctttttcattataGATGGTTTCAGGAGGTCTGGAGGACGTATGCCCAAAAATAAGCTCATATGGTGTGAATccgtgtgttttattttttgtgttgttaTAACAAATAACAGCATATGGTAATATGTTGAAAGGGTGGTCGTTTGGATTTTCGGCTTGATTAGCCCGAATCATTTCTCCTAAAGTTGCATGGAATCTTTCGATTGAGCCATTGGATTGAGGGTGGCTTACACTAGAAAATGTTAGTTTTATCTCATAGAGTTCGCAAAGATCTTTCATAAGGATATTGTCAAATTCACGGCCATAATCTGCATGGATCCTTAAGGGAGTGCCATAATGTTGAAAGAATAATAGAAGGGTGTTGATTACTGTTTTGGCAGTTTTGTCACTTAAAGGGTATGCCTGCGTAAATTTAGTGAGTTCATCTCTTATGGTCAGTGCGTAATTTCTAGTTGGGTATTCATAAATATCGAGATTAATACGTTCAAATGGTGTTTTAGGAGTTTCGGTTATTACAAGAGGGTTGTTTAGGTTTTTCCTACAGGCTTTAACTTTTTGACAGGTTTCGCatgattttataagattttcaacGTCTTTTGAAAGACCTGgccaattgtatttttcttttattcgaCGTGTCGTTTCATTAATGCCACGGTGTAAGTTAGTTTTACCGCGATGGTAATGATCTAGAATTTGGGGAATTTCGTCAGCGTCGGGAGTTTTAATGAGATTTtggcaaattttgattttaatgtctTTGTCGGC
This window encodes:
- the LOC126736274 gene encoding DNA-directed RNA polymerases I, II, and III subunit RPABC2 translates to MADEEYDDNDVADDFDDDVEDDNIEELEQPEEETDNIDILQPGQAGGGVPKNKRITTKYMTKYERARVLGTRALQIAMCAPVMVELDGETDPLQIAMKELKQRKIPIIIRRYLPDHSYEDWGIDELIIIDH